The following proteins come from a genomic window of Paenibacillus spongiae:
- a CDS encoding RNA polymerase sigma factor produces MNDLQQFDYLKHVTGGLDRSAVLDELMREYGKDVWNFAFFLTRQRELADDIAQDVFVKVYERLYDFRGQSSVKTWLLAITRNKARDALRSSWLRKVTLLPVWFDREMHPSAERETMDKLDMEEVWSIVLELPRKLREALLLNSHYGLSMKEAAELLGVSEGTVKSRLHRARAAVNRKWAKETAACGEEEWV; encoded by the coding sequence GTGAACGACTTGCAGCAGTTCGACTATTTGAAACATGTGACCGGCGGACTAGACCGCTCTGCGGTTCTCGATGAGCTGATGCGGGAATATGGCAAGGATGTATGGAACTTTGCCTTCTTCTTAACCCGGCAGAGGGAGCTTGCGGATGACATCGCCCAGGATGTGTTCGTCAAGGTATACGAGCGACTCTACGATTTCCGGGGGCAATCGTCCGTCAAGACATGGCTGCTGGCGATCACGCGCAACAAAGCCAGGGATGCTCTTCGCTCCTCCTGGCTGCGCAAGGTGACGCTTCTTCCGGTCTGGTTCGACCGGGAAATGCATCCTTCAGCGGAACGGGAAACGATGGACAAGCTGGATATGGAGGAGGTCTGGTCCATCGTGCTTGAGCTGCCCCGCAAGCTGAGAGAAGCGCTGCTGCTTAACAGCCATTATGGGCTCTCGATGAAGGAAGCGGCAGAGCTGCTAGGGGTGTCCGAAGGCACGGTCAAATCGAGGCTTCACCGCGCGCGCGCAGCGGTGAACCGCAAATGGGCGAAGGAGACGGCTGCATGCGGGGAGGAAGAGTGGGTATGA
- a CDS encoding MFS transporter: MSSVSASQGAAGQLLRNRFFQTVMLSNVLLQIGIWVRNFAILMFVTDKTGNDPVAVSLISFVEFAPIFIFSFIGGTFADRWRPKRTMIWCDILSSVSVFVVLLTLVFQAWEAIYFATLVSAILSQFSQPSVMKLFKQHIPENQLQTAMAFFQTLVAIMMVGGPALGIAAYHQLGIELSISVMGIAFLLSALVLVRIPADRKEEHAGAVKRRVTQDLKDGIRYVMRSQVLRTLCGTFALAGLAVGIVQTLGLFIVTERLGKPKEFLQFMMMVNGVAMLIGGISVMALAKRLSPQKMLALGMLVNTVCMIGIGFSTNVTLTMVLQFTNGLFFPVIQVAISTMMLQWSEESFVGRVNGVVSPMFSGMMVTTIATSGLLMKVMPLVTIYSIAGLLMFAGALLLVPIFKHKAPVREMSGAPIAASAGTH; encoded by the coding sequence ATGTCGTCTGTATCGGCGTCACAAGGCGCGGCAGGCCAACTGCTGCGCAACCGTTTTTTTCAAACGGTTATGTTATCGAATGTATTATTACAGATCGGCATTTGGGTCCGCAACTTTGCGATTCTTATGTTTGTCACGGATAAGACGGGCAACGATCCGGTTGCCGTCTCGCTGATCTCGTTCGTCGAATTTGCTCCGATCTTTATCTTTTCCTTTATCGGAGGAACGTTCGCCGACCGCTGGCGTCCGAAACGAACGATGATCTGGTGCGATATATTGTCTTCTGTATCGGTCTTCGTCGTATTGCTTACCCTCGTATTCCAAGCGTGGGAAGCCATTTATTTCGCCACTTTGGTATCCGCGATTCTCTCCCAGTTCTCCCAGCCCTCAGTGATGAAGCTCTTCAAGCAGCATATTCCGGAGAATCAGCTGCAGACGGCGATGGCCTTCTTTCAAACTCTTGTTGCGATCATGATGGTAGGCGGGCCTGCGCTTGGCATTGCAGCATATCATCAGCTAGGCATTGAATTATCAATCTCCGTTATGGGTATCGCGTTCCTGCTCTCCGCACTCGTTCTGGTTCGTATACCGGCAGATCGGAAAGAGGAGCATGCCGGGGCTGTCAAACGTCGTGTAACGCAGGATCTGAAGGATGGGATCCGCTATGTGATGCGCAGTCAGGTGCTTCGCACATTATGCGGCACGTTCGCGCTTGCCGGCCTTGCAGTCGGTATTGTGCAGACGTTAGGGCTGTTTATCGTGACGGAGCGGCTCGGCAAGCCGAAGGAATTTTTGCAATTTATGATGATGGTTAACGGCGTGGCTATGCTTATCGGAGGGATATCGGTCATGGCCTTGGCGAAGCGGTTATCGCCGCAGAAGATGCTCGCGCTAGGCATGCTAGTGAACACCGTCTGCATGATCGGCATCGGCTTCTCGACGAACGTTACGTTAACGATGGTTCTCCAGTTCACGAACGGGCTGTTCTTCCCGGTCATCCAAGTGGCCATCAGCACGATGATGCTGCAGTGGTCCGAGGAATCCTTCGTGGGCCGGGTGAATGGCGTGGTTAGTCCGATGTTCAGCGGAATGATGGTCACGACGATCGCGACATCCGGTCTGTTAATGAAGGTGATGCCGCTCGTGACGATCTATTCAATCGCCGGATTGCTGATGTTTGCGGGAGCGCTGCTGCTCGTCCCGATCTTCAAGCATAAAGCGCCTGTCCGCGAGATGTCCGGTGCGCCAATCGCAGCAAGCGCGGGGACTCATTAA
- a CDS encoding GIY-YIG nuclease family protein encodes MNRRKELQNEFGMKKRAMGVYQIINRNNGKRFVGSSTTLDSVWKREEFMLQMGTHMNKALQAEWTQSGGVGFEFEVLAQLKLEDDIRHDYKDIILPNGAGLRSDVIQSYRNELKALEELWLEELQPFEPAGYNRRPRAR; translated from the coding sequence ATGAACAGACGAAAAGAATTACAGAACGAATTCGGCATGAAGAAACGCGCGATGGGCGTATACCAAATTATAAATCGGAATAACGGCAAGCGGTTTGTGGGCTCGTCTACTACGCTTGATTCCGTATGGAAGCGGGAGGAGTTCATGCTTCAGATGGGCACGCACATGAATAAGGCGCTGCAGGCGGAGTGGACTCAGTCCGGCGGCGTAGGCTTCGAGTTTGAAGTGCTTGCACAGCTGAAGCTGGAGGATGATATTCGTCACGACTACAAAGATATCATCCTTCCGAACGGGGCGGGACTGCGGAGTGACGTGATACAATCATACCGTAACGAGCTTAAAGCGCTGGAGGAACTCTGGCTGGAGGAGCTTCAGCCCTTCGAACCGGCAGGGTATAACCGGCGCCCCAGAGCGCGTTGA
- a CDS encoding glycoside hydrolase family 38 N-terminal domain-containing protein — protein MSTKKTYHFISHTHWDREWYLPLERFRYRLVNLIDRLLALLDRDPEFRYFHLDGQTIVLEDYYALRPSNRERLEAYIKQGRILIGPWYQQNDLFLTSGESTVRNLLTGIADSRLLGGEMKVGYLPDHFGLIGQMPQIFREVGLDNCVFGRGYDIGKHRLPFFRWQAPDGSAVDGMLLYYWYNSAQRLPSGEEELRSVFAGMREREEAVNPSPHHAMMNGVDHLEAQYDLTEVLFKLREQSEGEIDIVHSRLTDYVQGVQAYMRDQPEGVLETVTGELRECFEYSILAGTLSSRIYLKQANAHSHDLVEKWIEPLSVFCRMAELDDYESETIDYFWKLYMENHPHDSICGCSQDIVHDHMMDRYARLEELAEEIIDRKMKAVAKQVSADRFELGDQKAVVFNTSQLRSSAVIRMPVYFLEEDQVADFALMDDAGQMIPYRIISERPSRIQVISPINLPGVLRVKRVDIEWQPDAPALGYAAYQVRPNKKGALVREMPEQTTPYPVLENDRLKVELQPDGSFHVHDKSTGVIYSNQGRLQDAGDAGDLYVFKNAEGDTPSVWQGPVSFTGLTRNELYEECKYEFVWELPESLDHTKRRRSAVMKPSRFRVILRLDRGASELKMTVELDNQVKDHRLRLLFAGAGPASEVLAGGQFDAVARAWNEGSEFQRDAHSQPFWKWVASLYEEGGIAVYAKGLYEYEMTDQGRTIGITILRGVETINMREEVGLEEDRQPKGQCLGASTVELSIRPFSNESKTRLYQEAERFHQGVKTKLHPIDQERWTRGRAWVQDTAHKGLFKEEDPNANKPALPLRRSFLEVDGEVMLSALKWSVDGNNAVLRIYNVENKASVVSIAADGLESEVMAANLLEQPHAAIPVQSGRFEAQVEAKKIKTYRM, from the coding sequence ATGTCGACGAAGAAAACCTATCATTTTATATCGCATACGCATTGGGACCGTGAATGGTATTTGCCGCTTGAACGATTTCGCTACCGGCTGGTCAACCTGATCGACCGGCTGCTTGCGCTGCTGGACCGCGATCCGGAGTTCCGCTATTTTCATTTGGACGGCCAGACGATCGTTCTGGAGGATTATTACGCCCTGCGGCCAAGCAATCGCGAACGCCTTGAGGCTTATATTAAGCAGGGACGGATTCTGATCGGGCCGTGGTATCAGCAGAACGATCTGTTTCTGACCAGCGGCGAATCTACCGTGCGGAACCTGTTAACCGGAATTGCCGACTCGCGCCTATTGGGCGGCGAGATGAAGGTGGGATACCTTCCCGATCACTTCGGATTAATCGGGCAGATGCCGCAGATCTTCCGGGAGGTGGGGCTGGACAACTGCGTGTTCGGCCGGGGCTACGATATCGGGAAGCATCGCCTCCCCTTCTTCCGTTGGCAGGCGCCTGACGGGTCCGCCGTCGACGGCATGCTGCTCTATTATTGGTACAACAGCGCTCAGCGGCTGCCGAGTGGAGAAGAAGAGCTCCGGAGCGTCTTTGCCGGTATGCGCGAGCGGGAGGAGGCGGTCAATCCTTCTCCGCATCATGCGATGATGAACGGCGTGGATCACCTGGAAGCCCAGTACGATCTGACAGAAGTGCTATTCAAGCTGCGCGAACAGTCGGAGGGCGAGATCGACATCGTACACAGCAGACTGACGGATTATGTTCAAGGCGTTCAAGCCTATATGCGGGATCAGCCGGAGGGTGTACTGGAGACGGTTACGGGCGAGTTGCGGGAATGCTTCGAATACAGTATTCTGGCCGGAACCTTATCCAGCCGGATTTACTTAAAGCAGGCGAATGCCCATAGTCACGATCTGGTGGAGAAGTGGATCGAGCCGCTGTCGGTATTCTGCCGGATGGCCGAACTGGATGATTATGAATCGGAGACGATCGATTACTTCTGGAAGCTGTATATGGAGAACCACCCGCACGACAGCATATGCGGCTGCAGCCAAGACATCGTGCATGATCATATGATGGACCGCTACGCGCGGTTGGAGGAATTGGCGGAGGAGATCATCGACCGTAAAATGAAAGCGGTCGCGAAGCAAGTGAGTGCCGATCGATTCGAGTTAGGCGACCAGAAGGCGGTTGTGTTCAATACCTCCCAGCTTCGCTCTTCCGCCGTCATTCGGATGCCGGTTTATTTTCTCGAGGAGGATCAGGTTGCGGATTTCGCCTTGATGGACGATGCAGGGCAAATGATCCCGTATCGCATCATCTCCGAACGACCCAGCCGGATTCAGGTGATCAGCCCCATTAATCTGCCTGGCGTCCTGAGAGTAAAGCGCGTCGACATTGAATGGCAGCCTGACGCACCGGCGCTCGGGTACGCGGCTTATCAAGTACGGCCGAATAAGAAAGGTGCCTTGGTTCGCGAGATGCCCGAGCAGACGACGCCATATCCCGTCCTGGAAAATGACCGGTTGAAAGTGGAGCTGCAGCCGGACGGCTCGTTCCATGTTCATGACAAATCGACAGGTGTCATATACAGCAATCAGGGGCGTCTTCAGGATGCCGGCGATGCCGGAGATCTCTACGTATTCAAGAACGCAGAGGGCGACACCCCCTCCGTCTGGCAAGGACCGGTATCGTTCACCGGTTTGACGCGAAACGAGCTTTACGAGGAATGCAAGTATGAATTCGTATGGGAGCTGCCCGAGAGCCTTGATCATACGAAGCGGAGAAGGTCGGCGGTTATGAAGCCGTCCCGGTTCCGGGTCATACTCCGCTTGGATCGCGGTGCATCGGAATTGAAGATGACCGTGGAGCTGGATAACCAGGTGAAGGATCATCGTCTGCGCCTCTTGTTCGCAGGTGCCGGTCCAGCGAGCGAGGTGCTCGCGGGAGGTCAGTTCGATGCGGTCGCGCGCGCATGGAACGAAGGCAGTGAGTTTCAGCGCGATGCTCACTCCCAGCCGTTCTGGAAGTGGGTTGCGTCGCTCTATGAAGAAGGTGGCATTGCTGTTTATGCCAAAGGTCTGTACGAGTACGAGATGACCGATCAAGGCCGCACGATCGGCATCACGATTCTGCGTGGCGTTGAGACGATCAACATGCGGGAGGAAGTCGGCTTGGAGGAGGATCGTCAGCCGAAGGGGCAATGTCTCGGAGCTTCTACAGTCGAGCTGTCGATTCGTCCGTTCTCGAATGAATCGAAGACACGCCTCTATCAGGAGGCGGAGCGCTTCCACCAAGGCGTCAAGACGAAGCTGCATCCGATCGATCAAGAGCGGTGGACCCGAGGAAGGGCGTGGGTGCAGGATACGGCTCATAAAGGGTTGTTCAAGGAAGAGGATCCGAATGCGAATAAGCCGGCGCTTCCGCTGCGCAGGTCGTTCCTGGAGGTGGACGGCGAGGTTATGCTGTCTGCATTGAAATGGTCCGTGGATGGCAATAACGCCGTACTGCGGATCTATAATGTCGAGAATAAGGCGTCCGTCGTTTCTATAGCAGCCGATGGCTTGGAGAGTGAAGTGATGGCTGCGAATTTGCTTGAGCAGCCGCATGCTGCGATTCCCGTGCAATCCGGCCGCTTCGAGGCGCAGGTTGAAGCGAAGAAAATTAAAACTTATCGCATGTGA
- a CDS encoding DUF2087 domain-containing protein, translated as MIFSDLFDRASLHELKQGFLYEAESESYVCLLCGESFEEGVVFPADGRFLEARKYAVYHIGAVHGSMLEYYLSLDKKATGLTDLQKQLIGAFASGMSDADTVRLTGGGSASTIRNHRFALKEKAKQAKLFLAIIEMMDSKVPSGAKFVPIHRTAPLVDERYALTQDEYAVLLNKYLPLGPDGPLTKLPRKEKHKVALLKHVTAKFKKGIRYNEKEVNEILIRFLDEEYVTLRRYLIDYGFLDREDDGSAYWLND; from the coding sequence ATGATATTCTCGGACTTATTCGATCGTGCTTCGCTGCATGAATTGAAGCAAGGCTTCCTATACGAAGCAGAATCAGAAAGCTATGTTTGTCTCCTATGCGGCGAATCGTTCGAAGAAGGGGTCGTGTTCCCGGCAGACGGCCGTTTTCTGGAGGCTCGTAAATATGCGGTTTATCATATTGGAGCCGTCCATGGCTCGATGCTTGAATATTATTTGTCACTGGATAAGAAGGCGACGGGGCTGACGGATCTGCAGAAGCAGCTGATCGGCGCTTTCGCCTCCGGCATGTCCGATGCAGACACAGTCCGGCTAACGGGCGGCGGCAGCGCCTCGACAATCCGCAATCACCGGTTCGCGCTGAAGGAGAAAGCGAAGCAGGCGAAGCTGTTCCTCGCCATTATCGAGATGATGGACAGCAAGGTGCCGAGCGGAGCAAAGTTCGTGCCGATCCATCGAACAGCCCCGCTGGTGGATGAACGCTATGCCTTGACGCAGGACGAGTATGCGGTGCTGCTGAACAAATATTTGCCGCTGGGACCGGATGGCCCGCTCACCAAGCTGCCGCGCAAGGAGAAGCATAAGGTTGCGCTTCTGAAGCATGTCACGGCTAAATTCAAGAAGGGCATCCGGTATAATGAGAAGGAAGTCAATGAGATTCTGATCCGCTTTCTGGACGAAGAATACGTGACGCTCCGCCGGTATTTGATCGATTACGGATTTCTGGACCGCGAGGATGACGGCAGTGCGTATTGGTTGAATGATTAG